From Candidatus Zixiibacteriota bacterium, a single genomic window includes:
- a CDS encoding ABC transporter ATP-binding protein, translating into MTTDENKTVIETKAVTKEYSDNGVPVMALHGIDLTIEKGEFTAIVGPSGSGKTTFLNIISGLDSATEGSVRLDGKLLSEMSGRELSDYRRDKIGFIFQAYNLIPVLTVQENIEYIMLLQSIDQFERSRRVENVLSQLGLSGMSDRLPSRLSGGQQQRVAVARAIVSRPALVLADEPTANLDSKTALELIDMMRKLNEESGTTFVFSTHDNMIMERARRLIVLKDGRIDRDEVRA; encoded by the coding sequence ATGACTACCGACGAAAACAAAACGGTAATAGAAACCAAGGCAGTTACCAAAGAGTACTCGGACAACGGCGTTCCGGTGATGGCTCTGCACGGGATCGATCTAACTATTGAGAAAGGTGAGTTCACGGCCATCGTGGGGCCGTCCGGTTCGGGTAAGACCACGTTTCTGAACATTATCTCAGGACTCGACAGTGCCACCGAGGGGAGTGTCCGGCTTGATGGAAAGCTGCTGTCTGAGATGTCCGGGCGAGAACTGTCGGATTACAGGCGCGACAAGATCGGCTTCATCTTCCAGGCGTACAACCTCATTCCGGTGCTGACGGTACAGGAAAACATCGAGTACATCATGCTGCTGCAATCGATCGATCAGTTCGAACGCAGCCGTCGAGTCGAAAATGTCCTCTCGCAACTGGGACTAAGTGGCATGTCCGACCGGCTGCCGTCGCGTTTGTCGGGTGGTCAGCAGCAGCGGGTAGCAGTTGCCCGGGCCATCGTTTCGAGGCCTGCTCTGGTATTGGCCGATGAGCCGACGGCCAACCTCGATTCCAAAACGGCCCTTGAGTTGATCGACATGATGCGAAAGCTGAACGAAGAAAGCGGTACGACGTTTGTTTTCTCCACCCACGACAATATGATTATGGAACGCGCCCGCCGTTTGATCGTGCTCAAAGATGGACGTATAGACCGGGACGAGGTCAGGGCATGA